From Choloepus didactylus isolate mChoDid1 chromosome 19, mChoDid1.pri, whole genome shotgun sequence, one genomic window encodes:
- the SLC4A11 gene encoding sodium bicarbonate transporter-like protein 11 isoform X1 codes for MEVGCTPSPPFRTLATRVRCPSLMLYCARPSLLDAAWAPTPRVRPHPAPTTYPPRPRPQGLGVWRRFPLVDAAPPVASFRAQLGTNSPGYPGPDGERAQYPAPLCFSPDPPLPIWANGSASRAAHGVGGAEGRRQLPGGPPWKPGRVGARGAARVMGVYGPGAGRQSETSNVPREGPRPRCWAWQRRGQGERPPRGWEEGSLMALSPESPLGQDSSPGSPCITAPEVSSSNMSQNGYLEDAGYLKCDTEDIPEAREQSLQDEALDTITSSIVSGESIRFFVNVNLEMQPSQNVENEVSNGHVLLHTSRKYMKLKNFEEEIRAHRDLDDFLARASIILNETATSLDDVLRAMLQRFTLDPDNTEPGCSLDLLMSLLFTDAGAPTQSKVHLLSDTIQGVTATVTGVQYQQSWLCIICTVKDMQRRHVCISRLVRPQNWGESSCEVRFVILVLAPPKMKSTKTAMEVGRTFATMFSDITFRQKLLETRTEEEFMEALVHQRHRLTMVSECGLMVSSVKEFTLGSVTRSHPVQPKDFLPMGKGIQDDVARRFPMYPLDFTDGIIGKNKAVGKYITTTMFLYFACLLPTIAFGSLNDENTQGAIDVQKTVAGQSIGGLLYALFAGQPLVVLLTTAPLALYIQVIQSICDDYQLDFSAFYAWTGLWNCFFLALYALFNLSLAMKLFKRSTEEIIALFISITFVLDAVKGMVKIFSKFYHGSHSGDSTLEAPSRVSLLGLNTSLHAALNASTRASPSEPTLADSHGAVHTGRETALLSLLVMLGTLWLGYTLYQFKKSPYLHPYMREILSDCALPIAVLTFSLISSYGFREIEMSKFRYNPSKSLFEMAPMHLLSPEAIGSAMGLGFLLSMLFFIEQNLVASLVNAPENRLVKGTAYHWDLLLIAFINTGLSLFGLPWIHAAYPHSPLHVRALAFVEERVENGHIYDTIVSVKETRLTSLGASILVGLSLLLLPFPLQWISKPVLYGLFLYIALTSIDGSQLFERVALLLKEQTAYPPTHYLRRVPQRKIHYFTGLQVLQLLLLCAFGMSSLPYMKMIFPLIMIAMIPIRYNLLPLIIEAKYLDAMDAEH; via the exons ATGGAGGTAGGGTGTACACCGTCCCCACCCTTCCGGACCCTCGCCACCCGCGTCCGCTGTCCATCCCTGATGCTTTACTGCGCCCGCCCATCCCTTCTGGATGCTGCCTGGGCTCCGACCCCGCGCGTCCGCCCGCATCCTGCCCCCACTACCTACCCCCCCCGCCCCCGACCCCAGGGTCTCGGAGTCTGGAGGCGCTTTCCTCTCGTAGACGCGGCCCCTCCTGTCGCTTCCTTCCGCGCACAGCTCGGCACAAACAGCCCAGGCTATCCGGGGCCCGACGGGGAGCGCGCACAATACCCCGCCCCTTTGTGCTTCTCCCCGGACCCCCCCCTTCCCATCTGGGCCAACGGCTCCGCCTCCCGGGCGGCCCACGGCGTGGGTGGCGCCGAGGGGAGGAGGCAGTTGCCGGGCGGGCCCCCGTGGAAACCCGGGCGCGTGGGGGCGCGAGGGGCTGCGCGTGTGATGGGCGTTTATGGCCCCGGGGCCGGGCGTCAGAGTGAGACGAGCAATGTGCCGAGAGAAGGGCCCCGGCCCCGGTGCTGGGCTTGGCAGCGGAGAGGCCAGGGAGAGAGGCCGCCTAGAGGATGGGAGGAGGGCTCCCTCATGGCCCTCTCCCCTGAGTCCCCGCTGGGTCAGGATTCCTCCCCCGGATCGCCCTGCATTACTGCCCCAG AAGTCTCCTCTTCCAACATGTCGCAGAACGGATACTTAGAGGATGCAG GCTACCTCAAGTGTGACACTGAAGACATCCCCGAAGCCCGTGAGCAGAGCCTGCAGGATGAGGCTTTAGACACCATCACCTCCTCCATTGTGTCTGGCGAGAGCATCCGTTTTTTTGTCAACGTCAACCTTGAGATGCAGCCCTCCCAGAATG TCGAGAATGAGGTGTCGAACGGCCATGTACTCCTCCATACCTCCCGCAAG TACATGAAGCTGAAAAACTTTGAGGAAGAGATCCGTGCACACCGCGACCTGGATGACTTCCTGGCCCGGGCTAGCATCATCCTGAACGAGACGGCCACCTCCCTGGATGACGTGCTGCGGGCCATGCTGCAGCGCTTCACCCTAGACCCCGACAACACTGAGCCTGGCTGCAGCTTGGACCTGCTCATGAGCCTGCTCTTTACTGATGCCGGGGCCCCCACGCAGAGTAAAG TGCACCTGCTGTCAGATACCATCCAAGGAGTCACAGCCACGGTCACAGGTGTGCAGTACCAGCAGTCCTGGCTTTGCATCAT CTGTACCGTCAAGGACATGCAGAGGCGGCACGTGTGCATCAGCCGCCTGGTCCGGCCACAGAACTGGGGGGAGAGTTCCTGTGAGGTGCGGTTCGTCATCCTGGTGCTGGCACCACCCAAGATG aaaagCACCAAGACCGCGATGGAGGTGGGGCGCACGTTTGCCACCATGTTCTCGGACATCACCTTCCGCCAGAAGCTCCTGGAGACCCGCACGGAGGAAGAGTTCATGGAAGCCCTGGTGCATCAGAGGCATCGGCTCACCATGGTGAGCGAGTGTGGGCTGATGGTCAGCAGCGTGAAGGAGTTCACCCTGGGCTCAGTCACCAGAAGCCACCCCGTGCAG CCCAAGGACTTTCTCCCCATGGGGAAGGGCATCCAGGATGACGTCGCACGCAGGTTCCCCATGTACCCACTCGACTTCACAGATG GCATCATCGGGAAAAACAAGGCTGTGGGCAAATACATCACCACCACCATGTTCCTCTACTTCGCCTGCCTCCTGCCCACGATTGCCTTCGGCTCCCTCAACGATGAGAACACGCAGGGGGCCATTG ATGTGCAGAAGACCGTGGCCGGGCAGAGCATCGGGGGCCTCCTGTACGCGCTCTTCGCTGGGCAACCGCTGGTGGTGTTACTGACAACTGCACCCCTGGCCCTCTACATCCAGG TGATCCAGAGCATCTGTGACGACTACCAGCTGGACTTCAGCGCCTTCTACGCATGGACGGGGCTGTGGAACTGCTTCTTTCTGGCACTTTATGCCCTCTTCAACCTCAGCCTGGCCATGAAGCTCTTCAAGAG GTCAACAGAGGAGATCATCGCCTTGTTTATTTCTATCACCTTTGTGCTGGATGCCGTCAAGGGCATGGTTAAAA TCTTTTCGAAATTCTACCATGGCTCCCACTCCGGGGACTCCACATTGGAGGCTCCATCCCGGGTTAGCCTGCTGGGCCTCAACACCAGCCTCCACGCCGCCCTCAACGCCAGCACCAGGGCCAGCCCGTCGGAGCCGACCTTGGCGGACAGCCATGGTGCCGTGCATACAGGCCGCGAGACCGCCCTGCTCAGCCTCCTTGTCATGCTGGGCACACTCTGGCTGGGCTACACCCTCTACCAGTTCAAGAAGAG CCCCTACCTGCACCCCTACATGCGGGAGATCCTGTCAGACTGCGCTTTGCCCATTGCAGTGCTCACCTTCTCCCTCATCAGCTCCTATGGCTTCCGGGAAATCGAGA TGAGCAAGTTCCGCTACAACCCCAGCAAGAGCCTGTTTGAGATGGCCCCAATGCACCTGCTGTCCCCGGAGGCCATCGGTAGTGCCATGGGCCTTGGCTTCCTTCtctccatgctcttcttcatcgAGCAGAACCTGGTGGCTTCCCTGGTGAATGCGCCTGAGAACAG GCTGGTGAAGGGCACTGCCTACCACTGGGACCTCCTGCTCATTGCCTTCATCAACACTGGGCTGTCTCTGTTCGGGCTGCCCTGGATCCATGCCgcctacccccactccccactgCACGTGCGGGCCCTGGCTTTTGTGGAGGAGCGAGTGGAGAACGGGCACATCTATGACAC GATCGTGAGCGTAAAGGAGACGCGGCTGACCTCACTGGGCGCCAGCATCCTGGTGGGCCTTTCACTGCTCCTGCTGCCCTTCCCGCTGCAGTGGATCTCCAAGCCAGTGCTCTACGGGCTCTTCCTCTACATCGCGCTCACCTCCATCGATGGCAGTCAGCTCTTTGAGCGTGTGGCCCTGCTGCTCAAGGAGCAG ACTGCATACCCGCCCACCCACTACCTCCGGAGGGTGCCCCAGAGGAAGATCCACTACTTCACCGGCCTTCAGGTCCTGCAGCTCCTGCTGCTCTGTGCCTTCGGCATGAGCTCCCTGCCCTACATGAAGATGATCTTTCCCCTCATCATGATCGCCATGATCCCCATCCG CTATAACCTGCTGCCCCTAATCATTGAAGCCAAATACTTGGACGCCATGGATGCTGAGCACTGA